One stretch of Archocentrus centrarchus isolate MPI-CPG fArcCen1 chromosome 5, fArcCen1, whole genome shotgun sequence DNA includes these proteins:
- the LOC115780841 gene encoding lumican, whose protein sequence is MALLCSGLLLLLCGFDSASVTFVADVDYGGIPLWINRMLGEPSVLTLHGRMDPSWLRASNQHPCPEQCDCPIQWPTALYCDQRNLAHIPDSLPDRTQYLFLQGNNISFLSSSVLANVTGLRWLILDKNQLESDKLEQNSLQDQTQLRYFFANHNHLSSVPSSLPAGLKQLRLAHNQISSINPKAFQNLHSLTLLLLQGNRLYTITEGDLRGLVSLNLLDLSGNLFSAVPRHLPPSVEQLYLSNNSLTGLDADSFEGFLSLKYLRLSHCGLQNHGVHPQVFNHSSLVELDLSYNKLTVIPTVPTTLQYLYLEANKIQAFNVTSFCREVGPLSYSKMKFLRLDGNKISYHQLPPDWVFCLRVLQRIYI, encoded by the exons ATGGCTCTTCTGTGCTCTGGCCTATTGTTGCTTCTGTGTGGGTTCGACTCTGCCTCAGTCACCTTTGTAGCTGATGTGGACTATGGAGGCATTCCTCTGTGGATTAACCGCATGCTGGGTGAGCCCAGTGTGCTGACTCTGCATGGACGAATGGACCCAAGCTGGCTCCGTGCTAGTAATCAGCACCCCTGCCCTGAACAGTGTGACTGTCCCATCCAGTGGCCCACAGCGCTCTACTGTGATCAGAGAAACTTGGCACACATCCCTGACAGCCTGCCGGATAGAACTCAATACCTGTTTCTACAG GGTAACAACATCTCGTTCCTGTCCTCCTCCGTCCTGGCCAACGTTACCGGGCTACGGTGGCTTATTCTGGACAAAAACCAATTGGAGAGCGACAAGCTGGAGCAGAACTCTCTGCAGGACCAGACCCAGCTGCGGTACTTTTTTGCTAACCACAACCACCTGAGTTCAGTGCCCAGTTCTTTACCAGCTGGACTCAAACAGCTGCGACTGGCCCACAACCAAATCAGCAGCATCAACCCAAAAGCTTTCCAGAACTTACATAGCCtgacgctgctgctgctgcagggaaACAGACTGTACACTATCACAGAGGGAGACCTCAGAG GTCTGGTCAGTCTGaacctgttggacctcagtgggAATTTGTTTTCAGCTGTTCCCAGGCATTTACCTCCCTCCGTTGAGCAGCTCTATCTGTCAAACAACTCTCTCACTGGGCTGGATGCGGATAGTTTTGAGGGATTTCTCAGCCTCAAGTATCTACGTTTAAGTCACTGTGGCCTGCAGAACCATGGGGTCCACCCGCAGGTCTTTAACCACTCCAGCTTGGTGGAGCTGGACCTTTCATACAACAAACTCACTGTCATTCCCACAGTCCCCACTACCCTGCAGTACCTCTACCTGGAGGCCAATAAAATACAAG CGTTCAATGTGACCAGTTTCTGCAGAGAGGTGGGACCTCTGTCTTACTCCAAGATGAAGTTTCTACGATtggatggaaataaaatatcctaccatcagctgcctcctgaCTGGGTTTTCTGCCTGCGAGTGCTTCAGCGCATTTACATTTGA